One Gossypium raimondii isolate GPD5lz chromosome 3, ASM2569854v1, whole genome shotgun sequence genomic window carries:
- the LOC105794608 gene encoding ethylene-responsive transcription factor ESR2 — MEEAFKTLSGITFVPDPDPRDSIADHPNKCAASTTTAVTPTTSNTPTNKRSLKENGGSGGTMRYRGVRRRPWGRYAAEIRDPRSKERRWLGTFDTAEEAACAYDCAARAMRGIKARTNFVYPATEPHSANDHFLPPFSFSKQSQSSIRDLNCIRHQFGQSSNWPPFASPHAGDFSGGGSSTQRNASLNMILFRDLLNSSSNSSLHAPPHQSLPDHFSFTNGTCASSFPFTFSSNSSVLPGGSLLNSSINNTSPRASDSISDSFTGSTMTLPLKESNSSHATVAPTTDDMEFFPQEPSDSGLLQEVIQGFLPKPSSKKQDVSATTTNCTYHSISPPVNEMTLGQSLSGLKKEPLGFYVDYNNQAVPQQFESFNRTTAVHYANEIPAKHLQVGQDMLDDIFQYPELMSVLAARVQNG, encoded by the coding sequence ATGGAAGAAGCATTTAAGACACTAAGCGGCATCACTTTTGTTCCTGACCCTGACCCTAGAGACTCCATTGCCGACCATCCAAACAAGTGTGCCGCCTCAACCACTACTGCCGTTACCCCCACGACATCTAATACCCCCACTAACAAGCGCTCTCTCAAAGAAAATGGTGGCTCTGGTGGAACCATGAGGTACCGTGGGGTTCGCCGCAGGCCGTGGGGGCGTTATGCTGCTGAGATACGAGACCCACGGTCCAAAGAGAGGCGGTGGCTCGGCACATTCGACACTGCTGAGGAGGCTGCTTGCGCCTACGACTGTGCCGCTCGAGCTATGCGTGGAATCAAGGCTCGAACCAATTTCGTTTACCCGGCCACCGAGCCTCACTCCGCCAACGACCATTTCCTTCCACCTTTCAGCTTCTCCAAGCAGTCTCAGTCATCCATCAGGGATCTTAACTGCATCCGTCATCAGTTCGGGCAATCTTCAAATTGGCCACCGTTTGCTAGCCCACATGCGGGTGACTTCTCCGGCGGTGGGTCTTCCACTCAAAGAAATGCTTCTCTTAACATGATTTTATTTCGCGACTTGTTGAATTCATCTTCAAATTCCTCCCTCCACGCGCCTCCGCATCAGTCTCTTCCTGACCATTTCTCTTTCACCAATGGAACTTGTGCTTCTTCGTTTCCTTTCACTTTTTCATCTAATTCTAGCGTTTTGCCTGGTGGTTCCTTGTTGAATTCCTCAATCAACAACACTAGTCCACGAGCAAGCGATAGCATATCTGATTCTTTCACTGGCTCCACCATGACACTTCCTCTCAAGGAAAGCAATTCAAGTCATGCAACTGTCGCCCCTACCACTGATGATATGGAATTTTTCCCGCAGGAGCCTTCTGACTCTGGTTTGTTGCAAGAAGTAATTCAAGGGTTCCTTCCCAAACCCAGCTCAAAGAAACAAGATGTTTCCGCTACAACCACAAACTGCACTTACCATTCCATATCTCCACCGGTAAATGAGATGACATTGGGTCAGTCCCTGAGTGGGTTGAAGAAGGAGCCTTTAGGCTTTTACGTTGATTACAACAATCAAGCAGTTCCTCAGCAGTTTGAGAGTTTCAATAGAACCACAGCGGTGCATTATGCTAACGAAATACCAGCGAAACATCTACAGGTGGGTCAAGACATGTTGGATGATATCTTTCAGTACCCAGAATTAATGAGTGTCCTTGCAGCCAGGGTTCAAAATGGTTGA